TTAAACCGAGCGGTGACGACGCTGGGATTACGGGGTGTGTTGCTGAAAGGAAATTATCAGAATAAATTTTTTGATGAGCCATTCTTCTTACCAATCTTTGAAGCAGCTGCGGCGCTTGATGTCCCTGTGTATTTTCACCCCTCATTTATTCCGCAAGCAGTAACGAGTCATTATTTTGAAAGTAACCAATGGTCTGACGTTGTCACGGGGATCTTATCATCTGCCGGTTATGGTTGGCATATGGATGTTGGGATTCAAGTGATACGGATGATTGCTAGTGGTATTTTTGATAAGTTGCCTGGCTTGAAGCTCATTTCAGGACACTGGGGCGAACTAGTCCCACTATTTTTGGAACGTTTGGATGATGAGTTAACAACATATACAGACTTACAGTATCCGTTTAGTACTTATTATCGGCATAATGTGTACGTGACGCCAAGTGGTATTTTGAGTGCGCCTCAGTTGCAATTTATGTTAGCGGAGATGGGGGCGGATCACCTGATGTATTCGATCGATTACCCGTATAAGCAGCCGGAGACGAGTGGAAGTTTCCTGGATATCGCCGACTTGACCGATGAACAACGAGCTCAAATCGCGTTTGGCACGGCAACCACGTTATTTAAATTATAGGAGGAACGAAATAATGTCATTAAACGCACAACAAATGCAGGCAACCCGGGATGAATTACAAGCTAACTTTGCGTTGACTGGTCTTACGAAAGCCCAGGTAGCTGATGATTTAGGGATTAGTTCAACTAAGCTCGATCACTTATTTGACTTAACACAACAATCTTTGAACGATCCGTGGATCTTACGTAATTATTTGATTGAAAAGGTGGAAGCAGGCGGGAAGACGCCGGTGCCATTTACGGCATTAAGTGGCGACTGGCATCGTCATTGGTTTTTGAATAGCGCTGTCATTGATCGTCGCGAAATGTCGGCCGGTGATTGCTAAAATGATTGGAGGAAATCGTCAATGAGTAACGGAACTGATATGGCACTAATTAGTGAACTAGTGGCCCGTGAGCGCTTATTTCGTGCCCGGCATAACCCTGAAATCCGAGATTGCTATTACGCCGACGCGACTGTGGCAACTAGTTGGCAACAAGGACCACTAAGTACATTTATTGGCGCAGAATCGAAGGAAGTTGATCCGCGCTTTGTTATTGTGGGGAGCGTCAGTACGCCTGTCGTTCATCTGAATGGCGATAAGGCATACGTGGAACTACCAACCACGACGCATATGCGCATGATGGTCAATGGTACTTTAGCGGAATTAGAATCATATCGGCGACTGATTTACCGCGTCGAACGCCGTGATACTAAGTGGAAGATTAGTCGATTGACCTCAATTAACGAAAGTGATAATTTACGACCAGTCATTGTGGGA
This Lactiplantibacillus plantarum DNA region includes the following protein-coding sequences:
- a CDS encoding amidohydrolase family protein, whose translation is MKLITVEEHFESAAVTAAMRQAVGNAVLPAVSPALRQYMRDNLPSPAIMQDTQHERLAFMAQYGIDMQVLSYGNSSPQNLSPEQAVPLSQLANDELAKAVVAHPDRYAGLAVLPVGDPQAAVAELNRAVTTLGLRGVLLKGNYQNKFFDEPFFLPIFEAAAALDVPVYFHPSFIPQAVTSHYFESNQWSDVVTGILSSAGYGWHMDVGIQVIRMIASGIFDKLPGLKLISGHWGELVPLFLERLDDELTTYTDLQYPFSTYYRHNVYVTPSGILSAPQLQFMLAEMGADHLMYSIDYPYKQPETSGSFLDIADLTDEQRAQIAFGTATTLFKL
- a CDS encoding nuclear transport factor 2 family protein encodes the protein MSNGTDMALISELVARERLFRARHNPEIRDCYYADATVATSWQQGPLSTFIGAESKEVDPRFVIVGSVSTPVVHLNGDKAYVELPTTTHMRMMVNGTLAELESYRRLIYRVERRDTKWKISRLTSINESDNLRPVIVGQDLHVIPQDFNGLRSSYQFLAYVRQAVGGQISQDLLGTDRPEEVERLYKETNAWLRAGA
- a CDS encoding DUF2316 family protein; the protein is MSLNAQQMQATRDELQANFALTGLTKAQVADDLGISSTKLDHLFDLTQQSLNDPWILRNYLIEKVEAGGKTPVPFTALSGDWHRHWFLNSAVIDRREMSAGDC